The Candidatus Zixiibacteriota bacterium region ATAATTTGTCCCTTAAAAAGCAGGGGTATGGAAACAAGAGCCGCTAATATGAGAACAATTATAATTGTAAAAATTATTAAGAATTTTTTCATTGCTCAAACTCCATTTTTATTGTTGAGTAAACATTCGATTATTGTATTCATCGTCAAAGCGTATCAGACGCTTGATTTTAAAGTTAAGAGATTTATTGTATTATTTCAACCATGTAACGATAAAAAATCTATATAATTGGATTAATTTCATGTCTTTTTTTATAAAGACAAATTGACATTTCCTATAGTTTTATTATATTGAAACATTCAAGGCAACTCATGGGAAAAGCTGTTTTTAAAGCTAATGCCTTAATAGGGAAGTAGTATGCTAATCCAAATACGAATAATACCAATATTATTATTGGTATTAATTTTAGCGTTATTCATCACAGCATCGGCCAGAATTAGACATGTTCCGGATGAATATTCAACAATCCAGACCGGAATAAATGACTGCTCTAATGGCGATACGCTGTTAGTTCAGCCGGGAAGGTATGTTGAAAACCTGATATTTTACGGTCAAAATTTTGTCTTAGCCTCACTATTAGCAATCACTGACAATCTATCATATATCGACTCGACTATCATCGATGGGAACTCCAACGGCTCGGTTTTGACATTTAACATTGGAGAAAGCCGTTTGTGTGTTGTAAAAGGATTTACAATTGAAAATGGCTACAACCAAAATGGAGGCGGCATCTATTGCGAACATTCAAGTCCAACCATTGCTTATAACAGAATATGCAATAACGAGGCTCGATATAGCAGCGGTCATGGTTATGGCGGCGGGATTTACTGCGAATATGCCGACCCCTTAATAGCCAATAATATTATCGACCACAATACAGCTGCCGGTCTTTTTGGCGGCGATGGCGGCGGGATTTCAATCGAAGACTCAAATCCTGTACTTATCAACAACACTTTTACCAGAAATACAGCTGAACGATGGGGCGGCGGTATGCGCTGTTCGCATTCTTATTCAACTATTATTAACTGCATTTTCTGGTCTAATATGGGTGATTCGGGGAACATTGAGATTTTTAACCAGTATGGCGCTCCTGATATTATCTATAGCGATATTTATGCTGGCTGGGATGGCGAGGGAAATATCAATGCCAATCCGGAGTTTCGCGATCCAGACAATGGTAATTTTCACCTGATGGCTATCGAATACGGCTATCAGTATGATTCACCTTGTATTGATGTTGGCAGCCCGAATATTAATGACATATTATTAGATAGCCTATGGGGATTAGGGATACCGATAAGTGATATGGGCGCATATGGCGGCGGTGATACTTCCGTATCAATCTCTGAAAGTATTACAGCATCACTGCCAGAACAGCCAGAGCTTTCACAAAACTATCCCAACCCTTTTAATCCAGCAGCGACAATTAAATTTTCTTTACCTGAACCATCGGCAGTTAAGCTTAAGATATATGATATTACAGGACGTGAAATTGTAGCATTAGTCGATGAGTATAAACATGCTGGAGTTTATAAAGTCAGTTTTGATGCTGCCAATTTATCCAGCGGCATTTATTTTTACCGTCTAACAGCTGATAGTTTTTCTGAATCGAAACGAATGATTTATTTAAAATAGTTGATTTTTTACTTCCAGATATTTAGAATAAAAGGGAACTGAATATTTAAGTATTTTGTTATTTAAAAGACGATTATGGTAAAAAAGGGTACTGTCTGAAAGTTCCAGCCCCCCTCTTTTAGGCAGGCCCTTTAACCAGGGGACGCCGTGTGGTTTTCCATTTCGACGTCCCTATTTTAATTCCAGCAATAATTGAAATTTCCCACAAAACGAGCGGCATTGAATATTACAAAATCTTTTCCGAATTCGGATTCTCCTGTTTTCCGAATTGGGACACCCGGGGAATATTTATTGATTTACGATAATATCAAATAGTTTTAGTATCGTAGGGCAGGAGTCGGAAATTGGTAATAAAACAAGATGTATTTATAATATCAAATAGGTATGATTAAGTAATAAAACAATTATTAGCCGCCTGAGGCGGCCTGCCTATTTTAGGTGATAGATGAGATAATATATCACCGCAGTAGTTTAGATATACGCACCGAATAGGCAGGTCTCGGAGAGACCTGCCCTACTGTTGGCTTCGACAGCAAAATTTAGGTTCATGCCAAGTAAAAAAATCCGAATTCACTACTTGTCCGGGCTTTTGTCCTCCTTAGGCGGATGCAATAGTTATGTCATTCCCAACACTGTCCACGTCATTCCCCCGACTCGGCGGGGGAATCCAGAAATTGGTCATGCTGATAGCTCCTGCCTGCCGGCGGGCATGGCTGCAAAATCCGGGATAAGTTTTCGGGAAAACTCCGAAAACCATTCAATTATTGACATAGCATATTATTTTCCTTATTTTCAACTCCGTTTGGGAAGGTGTAAGAATGAATCGTTTCACTTTTTTCCTGCTGATATTTCTTCTGCTGATACCTGTAGGTATTTCAGCTAATGATTTAAGCGGTTTGATATTATCAGGAGATTCTTTATTCGAATCGTATAAATATGAAGAATCGATAGAATATTATGATAATGCAGCAGCGCTTGATTCATTTTCTGCGGAAGCCTACTGGAAATTAGCCCGCAGTCTCAATCTATTTGCCGAATTCCAGCCGAAAGATGAACAACTGGAATTATACGAGAAAGCCTCGAAAGCCGCCGAAAAAACAATAACAATTGATTCTCTGTTATCTGAAGGACATTTTGAATATGCCAGAGATATTGGCAAAATAGCTTTGTTTAAAGGGATTTTTAGCAGTATCGGATTAGCAAAAAAAGTTAAGAAAGAAGCTGAAATCACCCTCAAGCTAAATCCTGAGCATGATGGGGCTTATCACATGCTGGGAAGATGGCATCGTGAGGTAGCTAAAAAATCAATAATTATCAGAGCGCCGCTTGGACTTGGCGAAGCAGATAAGAAAAAAGGCTTAGCTCTTCTGGCAAAAGCCATTGAGCTTAAACCTGATTTAGTACATCATCGTCTTGAATATGGCATATCGCTGCTTGACAGCGGCTATAAAAAAGAGGCTTATGAGCAGTTCGAGATTTGTCTCGATTTGCCTGCTCCCGGCCCGCTGGATATAAAATATCAAAAACAGGCAAAAGAATATCTTGCGAAACAGAAATAAAAAAATTATTATATGTTCTTGTGAATAAGATTTCCCAGCCCGTAAAATACTAAGGGGCTGGTTTTAAAGTGGAGTGAAGTAAAGCCAATCTAATTTTTAAAGGCAGGATAATAAAGCAATAAAATATTGGGAGTATGAGATGACAAAAAAAGCATTTCTTATTTGTATGGTATTTTTTATTATGTCAGTTGCCGTATATGGTGGTGGTTTCGCTTTATCTGGTGTTGGATCCAAGGCGATTGGAATGGGCGGAGCATTCAGAGGTTTGGCCGATAACTGGAGCGCTGCTTACTGGAATCCTGCCGGATTAGCTCAACTTTCGCAATCGGAGTTAAATATGATGGCTATTACTATCACTCCTATGCCGGAGTACAAACCTGATATTACATACGATGGTTTTGATGTAGGCTATAAAAATGGCGAATTTCGATATCCCAAATATAAAACTCATTTTGCTCCAAACGGGTCTGGTTTTTACAAAATAGCTAATAAAGAAGATATAACTTTTGGTGTAGCGATATTTGCTCCCTATGCTTTAGGCTCAGACTGGGACATCTTCGATCCTATTTATAATGATGTCGTTGTTCCTTTTCCCGAAATTGATCATGGAGCTAATTTGAAAGTTGTCGATATACATCCCTCTTTTGCCAAGTCTTTTATGGACAATCAACTAATGGTTGGAGCCGGATTTTCTTTCATGAGAGGTGAAATCGATTTCCAGAAAACGGTCTTAATTCCCACATCTCTTCCTCGTCCGCATGACAATGCTGCAATTAATGCGTTTTTACATGGCGAGGGCTGGGGTTATGGCGCAAATTTTGGAATATTATATAAGCTGTCTGATAATCTCCAACTGGGTATTTCGGGAAAGACACCCGCTACTCTTAAACTGGATGGAGAAAACAATTCTACGCTTTACGCCATTGATAATATAAGTCTTCAGCAGACCGCTATTAGACAGGCATCTAATGCGGCGGAATTAGCTTTGATTGATTTTATCTTTTCGACTGAAGAAGTTGGAGCGCCAAGTTGGACAAGGGAAGCATCGGCAGACCTTAAACTTCCAGCTGACATAGGATTGGGCATTGCTTACAAAGCCACCGAAAAGATGACGCTTACTATGGATTTTTCCTACACTCTATGGTCTGGCCTTGATTCAATTTTAATTAATCTGGAAGGCGCAGACCCGCCCGCTTATGATTCAACCCAGAATACATCTGTTATCAGGACTCAATGGGAAGATATTTTTAGATTTAGCGCCGGCGGTCTTTACCAGGTTTTCGACCCGTTCCAATTGCGGTTTGGTTTCTATATGGATCCATCTCCTATTCCCGATGAGACATTTAGCCCGTTGTTTATGGATATAGGCACAAAATACAGTGGAAATATAGGAGCCGCTATTAGCGTGAGCGGTTGGGAAATCGGCTGCAATTTCGAATATATTCATTTTAGCGAAAGAGAAATTATCAATGAGACCAGCAATAGTTTCGATTTTGATAATTATCCCGGCCTGTTTAGGGCATATTTAATAGCAAATCACTTATCAATAACATATAGATTTTAATTTGGGAGGAAAACAATGAAAAGATATGTTATTTTATTATTGATGCTAACAACTGCTTTCTGGAGTTGTTCAGAAAATGAAAATCCGGTTGAACAGAGTTGCCCATCCGGCAAGATAGTTGCGGGATTTGTTTATTCACCTAATATAGATAACAACGCCTCAGAACAAGTAGCGGGGCGTTCGGTATATATCTATGAGCCGCCTGAATATATGGTTTCTGATATTGATTCTTTCGAGCTATATATCGAAACAAGGGAACCTTATGGCGCTGATTCTATTAATGTTGATACTACTCATATAGTATATTATGTTCGGGATTCAGAATATCCGTCATTATATCTTTTGCATGGTTTTGGTGGTAATGCCGACTATTTCACGGATATTTACATGCTGCAAGATATAATGGATGAGATGATTGCTAATGGTGAGATTATCCCAATGATTGTTATTACTCCTGATTGCTCAAACTCATTTGGCGGGAGCTTTTATACCAACTCAGAAAGCGTTTATGTTGATACTCTCGATGAATATTTATCCTTTACCGGCCAATATGAAGATTTTATAGTAAATGAGCTAATGGATTATATGACTATAAACTACAATATCGATACAACAGCCGAATCAAGGGCAATAAGCGGTCATTCTATGGGCGGCTATGGCGCTATGAAGATTGCCATGAAGCACCCTGAGTTGTTTGGTTCTGTATCCTCTATGTCGGGTCCGTTAGCTTTCCCATATTTTATAAATACAGGGGTTTTTGATTCTGTTTTTGCGCGAAACGACTTCAACCCCAGCGACCCGCCAACTGCCGAGGATTCGGCGGCTTTCTATGCTATTGTTGCTTCTGCGGATGATGACCTTACCAGCATGATGTTTGCCATGGGAGCCGCTTTTTCTCCGCATGATAGGCTAAGCGATGATACGACATATTTCCATAGACTGCGTGAAGTCGATTACTATGGTATCGATTTGCCGTTTAATGCCAGTGGTGAAATCGGCGTAGAATCAGATACGCTTGTTTGGCCTAAATGGCTAAGCAATGATGTTTACTCAATGGTTGCCGGCGCTAACTTTGATGCGGCGTTTGGAAATCTGGCTATCTTTTTTGATTGCGGAGATGCCGATCAACTGGGGTTAGCTTATCAAAATCAAGCCTTTGACCAAGCCCTAAGCACTGCGGAAATTCCTCATACTTATGAGGAATATTCGGGCTATTCCGGTTTCAACGCCGACCATTCGGCTTATATTGCCGAAAGATTAAGAGTGATTTTGAAATTCCATAGCGACCAATTCGTTCTGGCGGCGGCCGAATAAATTATTTCAATATCGATTTAGAAATCAGGCTTCAATATGTTGAGGCCTGATTTTTTTTATCAGATATTGCAGCCATGCCCGCCGGCAGGCAGGAGCTATCAGCATGACCAATCTCTGGATTCCCACGCCGCTGCGGGGGAATGACATAACTATTGCATCCGCCTAAGGCGGACAAAAACCCGGACAGTAATGAGAATTTATGAATAATTCGATCTAAATGTTTCTAAAAAGTTAATTGCCAAATCTGATATTAAACAATATTGCAGGAGTTTCCCCGAAAATTCCGGTAAAATCTTTATAGTATAGTATGTTTCATAGGGTTAACATTTTCAATAAGTGGAAATCATAGTTTTTGAAAAAACGGGGAAACTTTTAGCGATTTCTAGCAGGTCGGGTTCCGACCGGAGGGAGAAACCCGACATTTTGGACAGTGACAGGTGATTTGCTAAGGGAAAGGGCGGCATATTGCTGCGAAAGGTGTCGGGTTTCTTGTTCGTCCGCCTAAGGCGGAGAACCCGACCTGCGATTGTATAAAAAAAACGGGGAAACTCCTGTCTTATTTGTCTTGAACTTTAAAGGGTAATGTAATATACTGTTTTACCTAAAGCGGTAAGCCGATAAAAAGTAAGTGGGCAACTATTAGCCGTTTTGTTTTAATTTTGGAGGACTAGTCCTAATTGGTAAGGCAGCGGTCTTGAAAACCGCCGGCCGCAAGGCCATGGGGGTTCGAGTCCCTCGTCCTCCGCCATTAAAATCCGATTGCAACTCGTTGAATGTAAGCCATATAACATTGTTTACCAGAAGGTTGCGGTCAGGCTCAATGTCAAGTATCCTTGTATAAGTATCAATAACTTACAACATCAACTGCCACAATTTCGCCGCAATTTATTTGAGTTTAAATTGGAGTTTTCCGATTTCAGTCTGATAGAGATTTGGGGAAAGATGAGAATAAATCATGGTGGTGGAAATATCTGAATGCCCCAAAAAATCTTTGATTACCGGAATTGGAGTTCCTGACATAGCCAGGCGGCTGGCAAAGGTATGTCTAAGATTGTGAAGATTTCCTTTTATGCCCAGCTTCTGAGAAAATTCACGAAACCGTTTATATAACTGATGCTGGCATTTGTATGGTCTGAACATATAATCGTCAGGAGATTTACCATGTATAAGCTGCTGCAAAATCTCAACTATTTCGGTAGCTGCCGGTATCGTCCGGGGACGCTTACCTTTCGGGGAATACCCTTCGTATGGCCATACTCTTATGCTTTTTGCTTTTAGGTCAACATCCCGTACTCGTAGATGATATAATTCACCCCTTCTCATACCTGTATAAACCAGTAATATTATACCGGTTTTAAGCGGTTCAAAGGCTTCTTTAATAAGTATCTCGACCTCATTCTGGCTGTAGAAATGAAATGTCTTAATAATTTTAGGAAGTTTTACATTAGCTATTGGATTAAGATCAATCAACTCCCATTCAACTGCTTTGTTAAGGGCAGTTCGTAACAGTGCAATGTAATTCTTAACAGTTTTTGGTTTTCTATCTGCCAACACTTCAACACGAAATTCATCAAGTAAACCTGGAGTAATATCATTCAGATATCGGATATGTTTGTGTGCAAAGAATTCCCTCAATATACGAATACGAGAAAGACCTGCATGCTTATCAGCTGGGCTGCTGTTTACCATAAATTCAACATATCTCCTGAAAAACTTTGGGATTGATATGGGTGAAGTTTTCTTCTCAGGAATACCTAGTACTTGCTTGAAAAAATCAGTTTAACATGATTTGGTTTTGATAACGAAAAGCCATTAGATTATCATAAGTACCAGCAATAGGTTACCAAGCAGAGCTTGGTAACCAGAATAATTCCCGGATATTATAAAACAAATGTTTAAAGTATCTTTGTTTGTGTCCTTAAGCAAATATCCCGAGACACTCAGATGAAATGAATTATTCAGCAAGCCCTATACTATAGCAACTGAATATATCCTGCTATCAGCCGATAATTTTATAGATAGACATATTTTGAGAGAAACAATGAAAATTAAGTCGTTGATAATAAATCTGTTATTTTTCGCAGCCTGGTTATTCAGTATGGTTTTGGTTTATAAACAAAACTATGCCGGCGCCAGTGCCAGCAAACTAACGCAATTTGAGACAATATCACCTCCGAAAATCGGTGTCCAGAGATGGTTTAATGTTACAATAAATGATAAAAAAATTGGCTATGCCATGAATTCATATTCCGAATCGCCTCTGGGATATGTATTTAAAGATTACTCACTGCTTCGCATGCCGATGGCGGGCGTTGTGAGAGAGGTTCTTGTCGATTTTTATGCCGTTGTTAATGACGATTTTTCTATCAAGTCCTTT contains the following coding sequences:
- a CDS encoding outer membrane protein transport protein, yielding MTKKAFLICMVFFIMSVAVYGGGFALSGVGSKAIGMGGAFRGLADNWSAAYWNPAGLAQLSQSELNMMAITITPMPEYKPDITYDGFDVGYKNGEFRYPKYKTHFAPNGSGFYKIANKEDITFGVAIFAPYALGSDWDIFDPIYNDVVVPFPEIDHGANLKVVDIHPSFAKSFMDNQLMVGAGFSFMRGEIDFQKTVLIPTSLPRPHDNAAINAFLHGEGWGYGANFGILYKLSDNLQLGISGKTPATLKLDGENNSTLYAIDNISLQQTAIRQASNAAELALIDFIFSTEEVGAPSWTREASADLKLPADIGLGIAYKATEKMTLTMDFSYTLWSGLDSILINLEGADPPAYDSTQNTSVIRTQWEDIFRFSAGGLYQVFDPFQLRFGFYMDPSPIPDETFSPLFMDIGTKYSGNIGAAISVSGWEIGCNFEYIHFSEREIINETSNSFDFDNYPGLFRAYLIANHLSITYRF
- a CDS encoding T9SS type A sorting domain-containing protein; translated protein: MLIQIRIIPILLLVLILALFITASARIRHVPDEYSTIQTGINDCSNGDTLLVQPGRYVENLIFYGQNFVLASLLAITDNLSYIDSTIIDGNSNGSVLTFNIGESRLCVVKGFTIENGYNQNGGGIYCEHSSPTIAYNRICNNEARYSSGHGYGGGIYCEYADPLIANNIIDHNTAAGLFGGDGGGISIEDSNPVLINNTFTRNTAERWGGGMRCSHSYSTIINCIFWSNMGDSGNIEIFNQYGAPDIIYSDIYAGWDGEGNINANPEFRDPDNGNFHLMAIEYGYQYDSPCIDVGSPNINDILLDSLWGLGIPISDMGAYGGGDTSVSISESITASLPEQPELSQNYPNPFNPAATIKFSLPEPSAVKLKIYDITGREIVALVDEYKHAGVYKVSFDAANLSSGIYFYRLTADSFSESKRMIYLK
- a CDS encoding site-specific integrase → MVNSSPADKHAGLSRIRILREFFAHKHIRYLNDITPGLLDEFRVEVLADRKPKTVKNYIALLRTALNKAVEWELIDLNPIANVKLPKIIKTFHFYSQNEVEILIKEAFEPLKTGIILLVYTGMRRGELYHLRVRDVDLKAKSIRVWPYEGYSPKGKRPRTIPAATEIVEILQQLIHGKSPDDYMFRPYKCQHQLYKRFREFSQKLGIKGNLHNLRHTFASRLAMSGTPIPVIKDFLGHSDISTTMIYSHLSPNLYQTEIGKLQFKLK